The Manihot esculenta cultivar AM560-2 chromosome 1, M.esculenta_v8, whole genome shotgun sequence genome has a window encoding:
- the LOC110600081 gene encoding uncharacterized protein LOC110600081 isoform X3 gives MLRSSSLRFACLIPVPILYHNIYMTSVKVVREASGNTTSSVEPIEIPPPRPKRKPMHPYPRKLVHPLNKEPSIPEQPLRSSSPNFSISEQENQSPTSVLSAFGSDALGSIDSNSPNRSLSPVSCAGGSHPADFTICEPNLGTEDHGSPVTITAAALNEQFPQAQKLDLFPREEDVFYEEGLVEETSTRSLKLFGRTVLVTECQSYRPSSPTMENSKVLPLLDTNEGKPILPWNFMATELPHENRECTLSPLSHGPAGTLYCLQFQKDNSNSLEATPSLPLLAFCGGMPFPLVPFHKQDPVKVHLDSNGEERRGKYIYKEGSGSNSGSVNDGGSLDKNIDGETQSRQHCYGEKELYPIPELKLSDKSASTNRCMKGFVPYRKRTAERGSQSSTITVEEREEQRIRLCL, from the exons ATGCTCAGAAGTTCTTCTCTAAGGTTTGCTTGTCTTATTCCAGTACCCATTCTCTACCATAATATCTATATGACCTCTGTTAAA GTTGTGAGAGAGGCAAGTGGCAACACCACAAGTTCAGTAGAACCTATTGAAATCCCCCCTCCTCGACCAAAGCGAAAACCTATGCATCCTTACCCCCGAAAACTGGTGCATCCACTTAATAAGGAACCCTCAATTCCAGAGCAGCCACTACGTTCTTCATCTCCAAACTTCTCAATATCTGAACAAGAAAATCAATCTCCAACATCAGTATTATCTGCTTTTGGTTCTGATGCTCTTGGTTCAATTGATTCAAATTCGCCAAACAGGAGCTTATCCCCAGTTTCATGTGCTGGTGGTTCTCATCCTGCCGACTTCACTATTTGCGAACCCAACTTGGGAACTGAAGATCACGGATCACCAGTCACAATAACTGCTGCTGCTCTTAATGAGCAATTTCCCCAG GCCCAGAAACTTGACTTATTTCCCAGAGAAGAAGACGTCTTTTACGAAGAGGGTTTAGTGGAGGAAACATCCACTCGGAGCCTCAAGCTCTTCGGAAGGACTGTACTAGTCACTGAATGCCAGAGTTACAGACCATCTTCTCCAACTATGGAGAATTCTAAAGTACTGCCATTATTAGACACGAATGAAGGAAAACCTATATTGCCATGGAACTTTATGGCCACAGAATTGCCACATGAGAATAGGGAATGCACTTTGAGTCCTTTGTCACATGGGCCTGCTGGAACACTTTATTGCCTGCAATTCCAAAAGGACAACTCCAATTCACTAGAAGCTACCCCTTCCTTGCCATTGTTGGCTTTTTGTGGAGGTATGCCTTTTCCTTTGGTACCCTTTCACAAGCAGGATCCTGTGAAAGTACATTTGGACTCTAATGGTGAAGAAAGACGAGGAAAATATATTTACAAGGAAGGATCTGGTTCTAACTCTGGATCAGTCAATGATGGGGGAAGTTTAGATAAAAACATAGATGGTGAGACTCAAAGTCGACAACATTGTTATGGGGAAAAAGAACTATACCCGATCCCAGAGCTGAAACTAAGTGATAAATCAGCTTCTACAAATAGGTGTATGAAAGGATTTGTGCCATATAGAAAACGAACGGCAGAGAGAGGCAGTCAATCTTCAACAATAACAGTTGAGGAGAGGGAAGAGCAAAGAATTCGCCTTTGCTTATAG
- the LOC110600081 gene encoding protein REVEILLE 1 isoform X1 — translation MVGGLVVSAAMAVQDQYGGTPPSTAHPAGNGISVNAGLHAIMGSQVREQFTSGNDYAPKVRKPYTITKQRERWTEDEHKKFLEALKLYGRAWRRIEEHVGTKTAVQIRSHAQKFFSKVVREASGNTTSSVEPIEIPPPRPKRKPMHPYPRKLVHPLNKEPSIPEQPLRSSSPNFSISEQENQSPTSVLSAFGSDALGSIDSNSPNRSLSPVSCAGGSHPADFTICEPNLGTEDHGSPVTITAAALNEQFPQAQKLDLFPREEDVFYEEGLVEETSTRSLKLFGRTVLVTECQSYRPSSPTMENSKVLPLLDTNEGKPILPWNFMATELPHENRECTLSPLSHGPAGTLYCLQFQKDNSNSLEATPSLPLLAFCGGMPFPLVPFHKQDPVKVHLDSNGEERRGKYIYKEGSGSNSGSVNDGGSLDKNIDGETQSRQHCYGEKELYPIPELKLSDKSASTNRCMKGFVPYRKRTAERGSQSSTITVEEREEQRIRLCL, via the exons ATGGTGGGAGGATTGGTGGTCTCTGCTGCTATGGCTGTTCAG GATCAGTATGGAGGCACTCCTCCAAGTACTGCGCATCCAGCAGGCAATGGAATTTCAGTGAATGCTGGCTTGCATGCTATAATGGGTTCCCAAGTTAGGGAGCAGTTTACTAGTGGGAATGACTATGCTCCGAAG GTGAGGAAACCCTACACAATCACGAAACAAAGAGAAAGATGGACAGAAGACGAGCATAAGAAATTTCTTGAAGCCTTAAAACTTTATGGTCGAGCTTGGAGACGGATTGAAG AGCATGTAGGCACCAAGACTGCAGTTCAGATTAGAAGCCATGCTCAGAAGTTCTTCTCTAAG GTTGTGAGAGAGGCAAGTGGCAACACCACAAGTTCAGTAGAACCTATTGAAATCCCCCCTCCTCGACCAAAGCGAAAACCTATGCATCCTTACCCCCGAAAACTGGTGCATCCACTTAATAAGGAACCCTCAATTCCAGAGCAGCCACTACGTTCTTCATCTCCAAACTTCTCAATATCTGAACAAGAAAATCAATCTCCAACATCAGTATTATCTGCTTTTGGTTCTGATGCTCTTGGTTCAATTGATTCAAATTCGCCAAACAGGAGCTTATCCCCAGTTTCATGTGCTGGTGGTTCTCATCCTGCCGACTTCACTATTTGCGAACCCAACTTGGGAACTGAAGATCACGGATCACCAGTCACAATAACTGCTGCTGCTCTTAATGAGCAATTTCCCCAG GCCCAGAAACTTGACTTATTTCCCAGAGAAGAAGACGTCTTTTACGAAGAGGGTTTAGTGGAGGAAACATCCACTCGGAGCCTCAAGCTCTTCGGAAGGACTGTACTAGTCACTGAATGCCAGAGTTACAGACCATCTTCTCCAACTATGGAGAATTCTAAAGTACTGCCATTATTAGACACGAATGAAGGAAAACCTATATTGCCATGGAACTTTATGGCCACAGAATTGCCACATGAGAATAGGGAATGCACTTTGAGTCCTTTGTCACATGGGCCTGCTGGAACACTTTATTGCCTGCAATTCCAAAAGGACAACTCCAATTCACTAGAAGCTACCCCTTCCTTGCCATTGTTGGCTTTTTGTGGAGGTATGCCTTTTCCTTTGGTACCCTTTCACAAGCAGGATCCTGTGAAAGTACATTTGGACTCTAATGGTGAAGAAAGACGAGGAAAATATATTTACAAGGAAGGATCTGGTTCTAACTCTGGATCAGTCAATGATGGGGGAAGTTTAGATAAAAACATAGATGGTGAGACTCAAAGTCGACAACATTGTTATGGGGAAAAAGAACTATACCCGATCCCAGAGCTGAAACTAAGTGATAAATCAGCTTCTACAAATAGGTGTATGAAAGGATTTGTGCCATATAGAAAACGAACGGCAGAGAGAGGCAGTCAATCTTCAACAATAACAGTTGAGGAGAGGGAAGAGCAAAGAATTCGCCTTTGCTTATAG
- the LOC110600081 gene encoding protein REVEILLE 1 isoform X2, giving the protein MVGGLVVSAAMAVQVRKPYTITKQRERWTEDEHKKFLEALKLYGRAWRRIEEHVGTKTAVQIRSHAQKFFSKVVREASGNTTSSVEPIEIPPPRPKRKPMHPYPRKLVHPLNKEPSIPEQPLRSSSPNFSISEQENQSPTSVLSAFGSDALGSIDSNSPNRSLSPVSCAGGSHPADFTICEPNLGTEDHGSPVTITAAALNEQFPQAQKLDLFPREEDVFYEEGLVEETSTRSLKLFGRTVLVTECQSYRPSSPTMENSKVLPLLDTNEGKPILPWNFMATELPHENRECTLSPLSHGPAGTLYCLQFQKDNSNSLEATPSLPLLAFCGGMPFPLVPFHKQDPVKVHLDSNGEERRGKYIYKEGSGSNSGSVNDGGSLDKNIDGETQSRQHCYGEKELYPIPELKLSDKSASTNRCMKGFVPYRKRTAERGSQSSTITVEEREEQRIRLCL; this is encoded by the exons ATGGTGGGAGGATTGGTGGTCTCTGCTGCTATGGCTGTTCAG GTGAGGAAACCCTACACAATCACGAAACAAAGAGAAAGATGGACAGAAGACGAGCATAAGAAATTTCTTGAAGCCTTAAAACTTTATGGTCGAGCTTGGAGACGGATTGAAG AGCATGTAGGCACCAAGACTGCAGTTCAGATTAGAAGCCATGCTCAGAAGTTCTTCTCTAAG GTTGTGAGAGAGGCAAGTGGCAACACCACAAGTTCAGTAGAACCTATTGAAATCCCCCCTCCTCGACCAAAGCGAAAACCTATGCATCCTTACCCCCGAAAACTGGTGCATCCACTTAATAAGGAACCCTCAATTCCAGAGCAGCCACTACGTTCTTCATCTCCAAACTTCTCAATATCTGAACAAGAAAATCAATCTCCAACATCAGTATTATCTGCTTTTGGTTCTGATGCTCTTGGTTCAATTGATTCAAATTCGCCAAACAGGAGCTTATCCCCAGTTTCATGTGCTGGTGGTTCTCATCCTGCCGACTTCACTATTTGCGAACCCAACTTGGGAACTGAAGATCACGGATCACCAGTCACAATAACTGCTGCTGCTCTTAATGAGCAATTTCCCCAG GCCCAGAAACTTGACTTATTTCCCAGAGAAGAAGACGTCTTTTACGAAGAGGGTTTAGTGGAGGAAACATCCACTCGGAGCCTCAAGCTCTTCGGAAGGACTGTACTAGTCACTGAATGCCAGAGTTACAGACCATCTTCTCCAACTATGGAGAATTCTAAAGTACTGCCATTATTAGACACGAATGAAGGAAAACCTATATTGCCATGGAACTTTATGGCCACAGAATTGCCACATGAGAATAGGGAATGCACTTTGAGTCCTTTGTCACATGGGCCTGCTGGAACACTTTATTGCCTGCAATTCCAAAAGGACAACTCCAATTCACTAGAAGCTACCCCTTCCTTGCCATTGTTGGCTTTTTGTGGAGGTATGCCTTTTCCTTTGGTACCCTTTCACAAGCAGGATCCTGTGAAAGTACATTTGGACTCTAATGGTGAAGAAAGACGAGGAAAATATATTTACAAGGAAGGATCTGGTTCTAACTCTGGATCAGTCAATGATGGGGGAAGTTTAGATAAAAACATAGATGGTGAGACTCAAAGTCGACAACATTGTTATGGGGAAAAAGAACTATACCCGATCCCAGAGCTGAAACTAAGTGATAAATCAGCTTCTACAAATAGGTGTATGAAAGGATTTGTGCCATATAGAAAACGAACGGCAGAGAGAGGCAGTCAATCTTCAACAATAACAGTTGAGGAGAGGGAAGAGCAAAGAATTCGCCTTTGCTTATAG
- the LOC110617100 gene encoding UTP--glucose-1-phosphate uridylyltransferase, translating into MAAATDKITPLKSAVAGLNQISESEKNGFISLVSRYLSGEAQQVEWSKIQTPTDEVVVPYDSLAPIPDDPAETKKLLDKLVVLKLNGGLGTTMGCTGPKSVIEVRNGLTFLDLIVIQIENLNSKYGCNVPLLLMNSFNTHEDTQKIIEKYSKSKVEIHTFNQSQYPRLVVEDFTPLPSKGQTGKDGWYPPGHGDVFPSLKNSGKLDSLLLQGKEYVFVANSDNLGAIVDLKILNHLLKNKNEYCMEVTPKTLADVKGGTLISYEGKVQLLEIAQVADEHVSEFKSIEKFKIFNTNNLWVSLSAIKRLVEADALKMEIIPNPKEVDGVKVLQLETAAGAAIRFFDHAIGINVPRSRFLPVKATSDLLLVQSDLYTLEDGYVIRNKARQNPANPSIELGPEFKKVANFLGRFKSIPSIIELDTLKVTGDVWFGIGVTLKGKVNITAKAGVKLEIPDKAVIENKDINGPEDL; encoded by the exons ATGGCCGCTGCCACCGATAAGATCACTCCCCTCAAGTCTGCTGTTGCTGGACTCAATCAAATCAG TGAGAGTGAGAAAAATGGATTCATTAGCCTTGTCTCTCGATATCTCAG TGGGGAAGCGCAACAGGTGGAATGGAGCAAGATTCAAACACCTACGGATGAAGTAGTGGTTCCTTATGATAGCTTAGCGCCTATTCCAGATG ATCCAGCTGAAACTAAGAAGCTTTTGGACAAACTCGTTGTTCTGAAGCTTAATGGAGGATTGGGGACAACAATGGGCTGCACTGGACCCAA GTCTGTCATTGAAGTTCGTAATGGATTGACATTCCTCGACCTTATAGTCATCCAGATTGAG AATCTCAATTCCAAATATGGGTGCAACGTCCCCTTGCTTCTAATGAACTCCTTCAACACTCATGAAGATACACAGAAG ATAATTGAGAAGTACTCGAAATCAAAAGTTGAGATTCATACTTTTAATCAG AGCCAGTATCCTCGTCTGGTTGTTGAAGATTTTACTCCACTGCCAAGTAAAGGGCAGACTGGCAAGGATGGATg GTATCCTCCTGGACATGGTGATGTGTTTCCATCATTGAAGAACAGTGGCAAGCTTGATTCTCTGTTATTACAG GGCAAGGAGTATGTGTTTGTTGCCAACTCGGATAACCTTGGTGCCATCGTTGATTTGA AAATCTTAAACCATCTGCTAAAAAACAAGAATGAATACTGCATGGAG GTGACACCCAAAACACTGGCTGATGTAAAGGGTGGTACTCTCATCTCTTACGAAGGGAAGGTGCAG TTATTGGAGATTGCACAAGTGGCTGATGAGCAT GTCAGTGAATTCAAGTCAATAGAgaagttcaaaattttcaatacaAACAATCT GTGGGTGAGCTTGTCAGCTATTAAAAGGCTTGTAGAGGCTGATGCATTGAAGATGGAAATAATTCCTAACCCAAAG GAAGTAGATGGAGTCAAGGTTCTCCAGCTAGAAACTGCTGCTGGTGCAGCTATTAGG TTCTTTGACCATGCAATTGGTATAAATGTTCCTCGATCTCGATTCCTGCCAGTGAAAGCAACTTCAGATTTGCTTCTTGTCCAG TCTGATCTTTACACATTGGAGGATGGCTACGTTATCAGAAATAAAGCTAGACAAAATCCTGCAAATCCTTCCATTGAACTGGGTCCAGAATTTAAGAAG GTTGCCAACTTCTTGGGCCGATTTAAGTCAATCCCTAGTATCATTGAGCTCGATACCCTTAAGGTGACTGGTGATGTATGGTTTGGTATTGGCGTCACTCTCAAG GGCAAAGTCAACATCACAGCAAAAGCTGGTGTGAAATTGGAAATACCTGATAAAGCTGTAATTGAGAACAAG GATATTAATGGCCCTGAAGACCTCTAA